Proteins found in one Zea mays cultivar B73 chromosome 1, Zm-B73-REFERENCE-NAM-5.0, whole genome shotgun sequence genomic segment:
- the LOC103634426 gene encoding probable protein phosphatase 2C 31 — MGNGITKNPCFSGDSYAAAVASDPLPDDSHGHSFTYVPSGAAFDQPQTSAATSSESSFFSLSGAAISANPATSASMPSFRLFNELTWPPSTACTFESSRSFSAIPLQAAPPRLSMSGPVQFTSGRFSETSGSTSTISGTPSDRPFMSGPLDHSLSISSSSAGLLHPSVSQLIAERRAARSRLRDERSLLRFFVRTASKLWLGSPRYGRRPQEPADPIKFSFSDGDYRSPPNSNVEWAQGMAGEDRFHVAVSEEHGWVFVGIYDGFNGPDATDYLFANLYVAVHNELKGLLWDGIQAGDSARCGEQEAGAGNAERLCIAQADGDGAEAKRRRTEVPMPGNSATPVHRDVLRALARALKKTEEAFFAAAEERAAESPELGLMGSCVLVMVMKGTDVYVMNVGDSRAVLARRPEPDLKNVLGKASQDLQQFKVEIMRELEAHDMDGLQAVQLTPEHSTAVQEEVTRIKGQHLNDRNAIVNGRVKGKINVTRAFGVAYLKQPKWNSRLLEAFKINYVGTDPYVTCAPSLCHHRIGSQDKFLVLSSDGLYQFFTNKEVVDQVEAFTAAEPDGDPAQHLVGELVNRAARKAGMETRQLLDIPRGARRHYHDDVSIIVISFEGRIWRSSV, encoded by the exons ATGGGCAATGGCATCACCAAGAACCCATGCTTCTCCGGTGACTCGTACGCCGCCGCCGTCGCGTCTGACCCGCTCCCGGACGACAGCCATGGTCACTCCTTCACCTACGTGCCATCGGGCGCCGCCTTCGACCAGCCCCAGACGTCTGCCGCGACGTCGTCGGAGTCGTCGTTCTTCTCTCTGTCCGGCGCCGCCATCAGCGCCAATCCGGCGACGTCGGCGTCGATGCCGTCGTTCCGCCTTTTTAACGAGCTGACGTGGCCGCCGTCGACCGCGTGCACCTTCGAGAGCTCGCGGTCCTTCTCTGCCATTCCTCTCCAGGCGGCGCCGCCTAGACTTTCCATGTCCGGGCCGGTCCAGTTCACGTCCGGCCGGTTCTCCGAGACATCCGGCTCCACGTCCACGATCTCCGGCACGCCCTCAGACCGCCCATTCATGTCAGGGCCGCTCGACCACTCCTTGTCCATCTCCTCGTCGTCCGCGGGGCTCCTCCATCCGAGCGTTTCTCAGCTCATCGCTGAGCGCCGCGCCGCGCGCTCCCGACTCCGGGATGAGCGATCCCTGCTACGGTTCTTCGTCAGGACCGCCTCCAAACTCTGGCTCGGGTCGCCGCGCTATGGCCGCCGGCCACAGGAACCTGCTGATCCGATAAAGTTCTCCTTCAGCGATGGGGACTACCGCTCGCCGCCGAACAGCAATGTGGAGTGGGCTCAGGGCATGGCCGGCGAGGACCGCTTCCACGTCGCGGTGTCCGAGGAGCACGGCTGGGTGTTCGTCGGAATTTACGACGGGTTCAACGGCCCCGACGCGACCGATTACCTCTTCGCCAACCTCTACGTCGCCGTGCACAACGAGCTCAAAGGCTTGCTCTGGGACGGCATCCAAGCAGGCGACAGCGCCAGGTGCGGTGAGCAAGAAGCGGGCGCAGGCAATGCCGAACGCCTCTGTATTGCTCAGGCCGACGGGGACGGCGCGGAGGCTAAGCGCAGACGGACGGAAGTGCCCATGCCAGGCAACAGCGCCACGCCAGTGCACCGCGACGTCCTGAGGGCGCTGGCGCGGGCACTGAAGAAGACGGAGGAGGCGTTCTTCGCGGCGGCGGAGGAACGCGCGGCCGAGAGCCCGGAGCTGGGGCTGATGGGGTCCTGCGTGCTGGTGATGGTGATGAAGGGCACGGACGTTTACGTGATGAACGTCGGGGACAGCCGCGCCGTGCTGGCGCGGAGGCCGGAGCCCGACCTGAAGAACGTCCTCGGCAAGGCGTCGCAGGACCTGCAGCAGTTCAAGGTGGAGATCATGCGCGAGCTGGAGGCGCACGACATGGACGGCCTGCAGGCCGTGCAGCTCACCCCAGAGCACAGCACCGCGGTCCAGGAG GAGGTGACGAGGATCAAAGGCCAGCATCTGAATGATCGGAACGCGATAGTCAATGGTCGGGTCAAGGGGAAGATCAACGTCACCAGAGCGTTCGGGGTCGCCTACCTGAAGCAG CCCAAGTGGAACAGCAGGCTTCTGGAAGCCTTCAAGATCAACTACGTCGGCACTGACCCGTACGTGACCTGCGCGCCGTCGCTGTGCCACCACCGCATCGGCTCGCAGGACAAGTTCCTGGTGCTGTCCTCCGACGGGCTCTACCAGTTCTTCACCAACAAGGAGGTGGTGGACCAGGTGGAGGCGTTCACCGCCGCGGAGCCCGACGGCGACCCCGCGCAGCACCTCGTCGGGGAGCTCGTCAACCGCGCCGCGAGGAAGGCCG GCATGGAGACGCGCCAGCTGCTGGACATCCCGCGCGGCGCGAGGAGGCACTACCACGACGACGTCTCCATCATCGTCATCTCGTTCGAGGGGCGGATCTGGAGGTCGTCTGTCTAG